GGTGACGCGGCCGTGGATCTCCGCATGGGTCACGAACCCCTTTTCGATCCGCAGCACGTTGAGCGCCTCCATCCCGTAGGCTCCGCCGCCCATGGCCTCGGCCCGGGCAACCAGTTGCTCGAACAGCGCAGCACCGTAGCGGGCCGGGATAGCGACTTCATAGGCGTGTTCTCCCGAGAACGAGATGCGGAACAAACGACCACCCACACCCCCCAACCGCACCGCCCCACAGGCCATGAACGGAAAGTTGGCATTCCTCACCGGCGCGTCCAGCAGATCGTTGAGCAACGCGCGGGCTTGCGGCCCCGCCACGGCGAATTGCGCCCAATTCTCGGTGACGGAGGTAAAGCGCACCCGCATCGTCGGCACCAGGCATTGCTGCACGAATTCAAGATGCTGCATGACCTTGTGCGCTGCGACGGTTGTTGTTGTCATCACATAGTGCCCCGGCCCGAGACAGGCTGTCGTGCCGTCATCCATCACATGCCCGTCCTCGCGCAGCATCACCCCGTAGCGCACGCGCCCCGGTTTCAGGGTCGAGAAGGTGTTGGCATAGACCAGGTCGAGAAACGCCCCCGCATCGGGGCCCTGCAACTCGATCTTGCCGAGGGTGGAGACATCGCACACCCCGACCGCACTGCGAACATGGCCGACCTCCCGGTCGCAAGCTTCGCGCCAGGTCGTCTCGCCGTCTCTGGGGAAGTAGCTCGGGCGATACCACAGACCGGCTTCGACCATGGGTGCACCGCGCGCGAGGCTGCCTGCATGAGACGTGGTCAGCCGCTCCGGCGCGAACCCCTTGCCCTGCGCCCCTGCGCCCAGCGCGGCGAGGGAAACGGGCGTATAGGGCGGGCGGAAGGTGGTTGTCCCGGTCTCTGGGATGCCCCGCCCCGTGGCATCGGCGAGCACCGAAAGCGCCAGCACATTCGACACCCTGCCCTGATCCGTGGCCATGCCTTGGGTGGTGTAACGCTTCATGTGCTCGACGCTGGTCATGTTCTCGGACGCGGCCTGTCGGACATCCTTGACGGTCACATCGTTCTGGAAGTCGAGCCAGGCTCGGCCCCGTGCGCCCTTGGCACCGTCGACCGCATAGATCGGCGAGAGGACGTAAGGCGCGTCATCTGCCTGCGGGATGGGCATGGAGGACGGTGCCAGCTCCAGCGACTCCAACGCCTTGCGCGCCCGGAACACTCCCGATTTCAAGGCTCCATGGGTGGAAAACACCCCCGCGGCCGCCCCGGCCACATCGAGACCTGGCACCGCCCCAGGCGTAGGCACGAAAGCATGCAGCGCAGGGTTCCAGGTGGGGCGCCCGTACATGTGGCAGGTCAGATGCAGATTCGGGTTCCAGCCGCCAGAGACGCCAAGGGCGTCCACCTCGATCTGCCGCCGTCCGTCCGGGCCATCGACGGTGATCCGGCGCAGGCCATGGCGGCCCCTGGTGTCAACCACGCGTGCCTCCCGGAAAACCGGGTAGTCGCCCTCGGGCGTCTCGGCGCGGGTATCCACCACGGCAGCCACCTCGACCCCGCTGGCGACAAGGTCCCGAGCCGTGCGGTACGCATCGTCATTGTTGCAAAAGAGCGCCACGCGCGGCCCCGGCACAGTGCGATAACGGTTGGCGTAGGTTCGCAGGGCTGCGGCTGACAGGATGCCGGGACGGTCGTTCATCGGAAAGGCGATGGGCCGTTCGGACGCGCCGGCGCACAGGATCGCGCGCCGCGCCGAGATGCGCCAGAAACACTCCCGCGGCAGGGCGGGCGCCGGGTCGGCCAGGTGCAGGCCCACCCGCTCCAGCGCTCCGTAAATGCCGCCGTCATAGGCCCCGGTCACCGTGGTGCGGGTCATGACCCGGACCCGCCCACTCGTCACCAACTCCGCCACTATCCGGCTCACCCAATCCTGCCCTGAGGCCCCGTCGACTTCCTCCTGCTCGGAAAGGAGCCGCCCGCCACAACGGTCACCCTCCTCTGCCAAGATCACATCCGCACCCGCCCGGGCCGCGGTCAGGGCCGCCATCAGCCCCGCAGGCCCGGCGCCGATCACCAGCAGGTCGCAATGGGCATAGGCCTTCTCGTAGGGCTCGGTGTTGGTCTGACCCGACAGGGCACCCAACCCTGCCGCCCGCCGAATTGCGGGCTCATAGAGCTTTTCCCAGAAGCTGCGCGGCCACATGAAGGTCTTGTAATAGAACCCCGCCCCGAGGAAGGGCGCCGCCAGATCATTCAACGACAGCAGGTCGAGGGTCAGCGACGGCCACCGGTTCTGGCTGGTGGCGTAGAGACCCTCAAAAAGTTCGGCCTGCGTCGCACGCACATTCGGCACCTGGCGCGCGAATTTGCCCACCTGCACCAAAGCGTTGGGCTCTTCGGAACCCGCCGACCAGATGCCCCGGGGGCGGTGGTACTTGAAGGACCGAGCGACCAGCTTTACCCCGTTCGCCATCAAAGCCGAGGCCAGCGTGTCCCCCGCAAACCCGCCCATCCAACGGTCGTCGAACTGAAAGCGCAGCGGCGTGTCCCGGTCGATCAGGCCCGCACCATCGAGCCTCATGGCGCAACCTTTTCCGAAGCGAGGGTGACCGCTCCGATCTCGTGGGTGACGGTGTTGCGCTGCACATGGAGCCACGCACCACAGCCTAGCCCGTGATACCAAAGCTCTCCGGTTTCGCCTGCCGGATTGTCCCGGAGATGTAGGTAGCTATCGAGCGCCTCCGCATCGCCGGGTGCAGGGCGGTCGAGGTAGGTCTCGTGCCCCAGATAGGTGAATTCCCGAAGGTCGCGATTGCCACAAAGGGGACAGGGAATGCGCACGTCGCTTGCCTTTTCGGTTGCACCTCCCGGGTACTAAAGCGCGGCCGAAGCCGCGTTACAACATCGTCGCGACACGGAATGGAAAGGTTTGCCACGTTGTGGAGAAAAATGCGAGGCGGACACGGACCGCGCGACGGTCAGCCCGTTGAAGCTGCGCTGGCCTGCGTGCGGGACCATGGCTGTCGTAGATTTTCAGCGGAACCACGGCTTGGAGAGCTTGCCGCCAGGGCTTTGACCGCGCTCCCGGGCTTTCGCAATGCCAGCGACTTCAATGGTACGGCTCTCGGTCGATCGACAACAATGTGCCGGGATGCGCCACAGATGGCGCGTTGAGGATCTGCGGGTTACTGAAGTCCGTCGACGGACAATTCGACATCGATTTTACGCGCACGGATATGGCGGGGCCGGGCCAGTGCCGATCCTTGGCTCAGTGTAGATTGTGCTGACTGCCCGTGGCTTCCTCGTCGATCAGGTGCCCCGTGCGGAACCGGTCGAGCCGATAGCGTCGAGCGATCTCGTGTACCGTATCCGTGGCCATGAGATGCGCCATGCACCAGCCTGAGGCGGGCACTGCCTTGAACCCGCCATAGCACCAGCCCCCGTTGACATAGAGCCCTTGTACGGGGCTGTGGTCGATGATTGGCGAGCCGTCGGGCGTCATGTCCATGATCCCGCCCCAGGAGCGCAGCATCTTCGCCTTGCCGATCATCGGCATCAGAGTCATTCCCGCCTCAACAACGTGCTCGGCCATCGGCAGGTTGC
The Dinoroseobacter shibae DFL 12 = DSM 16493 genome window above contains:
- a CDS encoding sarcosine oxidase subunit alpha family protein, which produces MRLDGAGLIDRDTPLRFQFDDRWMGGFAGDTLASALMANGVKLVARSFKYHRPRGIWSAGSEEPNALVQVGKFARQVPNVRATQAELFEGLYATSQNRWPSLTLDLLSLNDLAAPFLGAGFYYKTFMWPRSFWEKLYEPAIRRAAGLGALSGQTNTEPYEKAYAHCDLLVIGAGPAGLMAALTAARAGADVILAEEGDRCGGRLLSEQEEVDGASGQDWVSRIVAELVTSGRVRVMTRTTVTGAYDGGIYGALERVGLHLADPAPALPRECFWRISARRAILCAGASERPIAFPMNDRPGILSAAALRTYANRYRTVPGPRVALFCNNDDAYRTARDLVASGVEVAAVVDTRAETPEGDYPVFREARVVDTRGRHGLRRITVDGPDGRRQIEVDALGVSGGWNPNLHLTCHMYGRPTWNPALHAFVPTPGAVPGLDVAGAAAGVFSTHGALKSGVFRARKALESLELAPSSMPIPQADDAPYVLSPIYAVDGAKGARGRAWLDFQNDVTVKDVRQAASENMTSVEHMKRYTTQGMATDQGRVSNVLALSVLADATGRGIPETGTTTFRPPYTPVSLAALGAGAQGKGFAPERLTTSHAGSLARGAPMVEAGLWYRPSYFPRDGETTWREACDREVGHVRSAVGVCDVSTLGKIELQGPDAGAFLDLVYANTFSTLKPGRVRYGVMLREDGHVMDDGTTACLGPGHYVMTTTTVAAHKVMQHLEFVQQCLVPTMRVRFTSVTENWAQFAVAGPQARALLNDLLDAPVRNANFPFMACGAVRLGGVGGRLFRISFSGEHAYEVAIPARYGAALFEQLVARAEAMGGGAYGMEALNVLRIEKGFVTHAEIHGRVTADDVGLGRMVSAKKDCIGKTASQRPGLTDPDREQLVGLRPCDGRTALLAGAHLFEPGAEAVRVTDQGYVTSVCFSPTLQTPIGLGFLRRGRARHGQRVMMIDHLRGVTTECEVTDPVFFDPDGGRARG
- a CDS encoding sarcosine oxidase subunit delta, translated to MRIPCPLCGNRDLREFTYLGHETYLDRPAPGDAEALDSYLHLRDNPAGETGELWYHGLGCGAWLHVQRNTVTHEIGAVTLASEKVAP